AAACACCGTCCGGTCCCCGCCACGGCTTCGCCGACATCGGCCGGCAAGGGAAGGTGTTGGATGCAGCTTCCCTTGCCCGTACGAAGATCTCACCGGCCCGCCAATCCAAGTCGTCAAGCTTGAGCTTGGCGACTTCCCCCGCCCGCAAGCCGAGACGAACCAACATGATCATGACCGCGGCGTCTCGGCAGCCGCTCGACGTATCGCGGTCGCAGGACGTCAGCAGGCGCTGAACCTGGCCGCAATCCAGTCCTTTCGGGAACCCAGCCAATCGCCGACCGGGCGACCGAGGGCACGCAAGCGGCAAGAGATCGCGCGATGAGACCCTCGATATTAAGGTATCCGAGCAGCGATCGCAGCGCCGTCACAGTCAGGCTTGCCGCGCTGCGGCTCAGCCGAGGGCAATGCATCACCACAAAGGCGACGATGTCGGTCGCGGCCAAACCCGCAAGGTCCAAGACACGCCCATCGGATGACAACCGATGACGCACAAAGGGGCGCACCTTCTGGGCATAGACATCGGCGGTGGCATTCGCCAAACCGCGCTCAGCTGTCAGGTAGCGTCGGTATCGTTCCAGAAGCACCTCTGCCGGATCGTCGGGCGCGCGGGTCGACGGCAGCACCACGCCACGAGACTTCAAATAGGCCAATAT
This genomic window from Rhizobium favelukesii contains:
- a CDS encoding tyrosine-type recombinase/integrase; its protein translation is MLTSCDRDTSSGCRDAAVMIMLVRLGLRAGEVAKLKLDDLDWRAGEIFVRAREAASNTFPCRPMSAKPWRGPDGVCAHQGAPSCPHQHWCIANRGRRRSARRRIAIRGRAGPAASPRPDNGDLCQG
- a CDS encoding site-specific integrase → MSIDPFRVQVRGPLAPFAAGFAGELAQRGYTPISARGQMRLLARLSCWLALEGMDAEDLSVSEVDRFVRTRRAAGRQLRSIKALRPILAYLKSRGVVLPSTRAPDDPAEVLLERYRRYLTAERGLANATADVYAQKVRPFVRHRLSSDGRVLDLAGLAATDIVAFVVMHCPRLSRSAASLTVTALRSLLGYLNIEGLIARSLAACVPSVARSAIGWVPERTGLRPGSAPADVLRPRYVERLPRRRGHDHVGSSRLAGGGSRQAQA